Proteins co-encoded in one Prunus persica cultivar Lovell chromosome G6, Prunus_persica_NCBIv2, whole genome shotgun sequence genomic window:
- the LOC18772002 gene encoding uncharacterized protein LOC18772002, whose protein sequence is MGTLLRVECFSFPRTLPIRNRLLPNRNPSVSALRTSPPPVSELAEEDILQAFFKERQLNGDLVSKVSDVFWQKEFTKSVVDADDVGRFADTPQQAEQVAENDTGGFLKLSRTNEWVLGDISAPINKKAIAKALQNDSERRKKLNLLQYEALQRELMLLSVGIGTACTGYCLIALSFQAAVSYATGVIFSCLYLKLLYQQADNISRDAVPQIFRQRKTKKIGIRSEDVEDFLEKSIKGCGIALSSPRLVIPAAIYGLWILSRQYLASDLFDFQLVPAMLGMFVYKAAALYQVYRDNEDLQFIFPENEEGLK, encoded by the exons ATGGGGACCCTTCTCAGGGTTGAGTGCTTCTCCTTCCCAAGAACTCTCCCAATCCGTAATCGTTTACTTCCCAATAGAAATCCATCTGTCTCAGCCCTAAGAACAAGCCCACCTCCTG TGAGTGAACTTGCAGAAGAGGACATTCTGCAGGCGTTCTTTAAGGAAAGACAGTTGAATGGAGACCTTGTATCAAAAGTTTCAGATGTGTTTTGGCAGAAGGAATTTACGAAATCTGTTGTTGATGCTGATGATGTTGGCCGATTTGCTGACACTCCTCAACAAGCAGAGCAG GTTGCAGAAAATGATACTGGTGGGTTTTTGAAATTGTCAAGAACCAATGAATGGGTACTAGGTGACATATCTGcaccaataaataaaaaagccaTTGCTAAG GCCTTGCAGAATGACagtgaaagaagaaagaaactcaACCTTCTTCAATATGAAGCT CTGCAGAGGGAACTAATGCTATTATCTGTTGGTATTGGAACCGCATGTACTGGGTATTGTTTAATAGCATTATCATTCCAG GCTGCTGTCAGTTATGCTACGGGAGTTATTTTCAG TTGTTTGTACCTTAAACTCTTGTACCAGCAAGCAGACAATATATCCAGAGATGCAGTCCCTCAAATTTTCAGGCAGAGGAAGACCAAGAA AATTGGAATAAGAAGTGAGGATGTTGAGGATTTTCTAGAGAAGTCAATAAAGGGCTGTGGTATTGCTCTTTCATCTCCAAGGCTTGTAATACCAGCAGCAATATATGGATTGTGGATTCTGTCTCGTCAATATTTGGCCAGCGATCTCTTTGATTTCCAG CTTGTGCCAGCTATGCTTGGGATGTTTGTCTATAAAGCTGCTGCTCTTTATCAAGTTTATAGAGATAATGAAGACTTACAGTTTATCTTtccagaaaatgaagaaggctTGAAATGA